GAGTATTTTGTTCGAaattttgttgttgttcttctTGGGATCATTATTAACTCTGTCAATGGATTatttgtgtttacatttttcagGAGCTCAATTTTCTACAATGACCCGAGATACATATTATATATTCATCTGGTTATGAATGATATGCTTATGGTTTTCCAAACTGTAATTCTTTTTGTGATGGCATATGCGTGGCCTAATGTTCCTCTGCCATTCTGTTTTATATTGATAATAATCGCCTCCACAACTCATAAGAATACTCCATTGACTTTGGCTGGTATGGCCATTGAGCGTTACATTGCCATCTGTAAACCGCTACATCATCCTCAGATCTGCACCGTACGCCGGACCTACATCCTCATCTCTCTCATATGGGGCGTTGGACTTATACCAGCACTGGCtgacttttttctgtttttaatagtttttcCTCTATCTGTCCTTTCTAAAGCTACACTCTGTAGTTCAGCGAATCTCTATAACTCACCGTACCATGAAATGATGAGCAAAT
This genomic interval from Misgurnus anguillicaudatus chromosome 8, ASM2758022v2, whole genome shotgun sequence contains the following:
- the LOC129449904 gene encoding odorant receptor 131-2-like; translation: MNSTVLENTAQDRYAEYFVRNFVVVLLGIIINSVNGLFVFTFFRSSIFYNDPRYILYIHLVMNDMLMVFQTVILFVMAYAWPNVPLPFCFILIIIASTTHKNTPLTLAGMAIERYIAICKPLHHPQICTVRRTYILISLIWGVGLIPALADFFLFLIVFPLSVLSKATLCSSANLYNSPYHEMMSKFLLGLYTSAVWLILVFTYCRVVVTARRANTDKSSAKKAQSTILLHGLQLMLCMLSYITPLIDRIYAPLLPFEQKNIFFFNYILTNMVPRLLSPLIYGIRDKIFYKHMKGLFTCRLLVVKVEATKR